The Mycosarcoma maydis chromosome 13, whole genome shotgun sequence region TCACTAGGATAGGTGAAAGCTGGTCGAGCCCTCCTTCATGGCCGTCTGCAGACGTTCGCGCATTTTGTCGCGCGACGAGTAGTTGGGCATCTTGAGATAGTTGACACAAGTCATCACACTCGGCAGGTAGTCATCCGGCGTCAATGGCGCCTCGTGCGGACGCTTGACAATCGTCAGTTGCGGGTGTAGGCCAGAAAAGCCTCCAATAGGCAGCTTGGGCGAACCAGTGAGCCACTGCAGGAACTCGCGTCGCTGATCCACATCGAATGACGCCATGATGGCCACAATGTCGCGGAACGTGGGCGAGTCGGCGTTCAGTCCGTGGTCCGGTTTGACACTTGCCACCAGCGTCGTCTCGCTCCAGTCTTCCTCTGTATTGCCAAACAGCATCACAAGCTCATCCGCTGtgaagctcgacatggcCGAGATGGGGAAGATCAAGTTGAAGCCTTGGCGGAACGCGCGTACAGCGGCACGGATGCCCTTGTGCAGCGTCATGTCGAGCACCTCGGAGATGTAGCGCTCCACGTTGGCGCTTGTGACGTTTTCGTCTCGACCGCAAGCGTgcagctcgatcgactcaTAGCCGGGCAGGGTGAAATCGAGCCCGAGCGACTCTATCTCACCCGCTGACATCTTGCGCATCGCTGACAGCGATCTAGCTAGTGTAGCGTCAACGCGCGACAGGGTTGCCAGCGTAGGCGCCACATGCTGGTTCAACACCGCACGCAGGAATACGGGCGAAAAATTGCAGTCGATGATGCGCGAGTCGAGCAGAGCCTTGGCGACAAACTGGCCCAGGATGCGGAACGCCTGCAGACGCTTCTGCACCGATCCTGCATCGTCACTGTCATCGTCCTTCGCGTCGTCCGCCAGCAACGGAGCTGGGAACAGACCCAGCGGACTGAATACATATGCACtgccatccgcatccgACCCACCAGCACGGCTGTCACGCCACAGCTTGAGATCGCGACGGGCAAATTCTTTGGACACGAGCGAGTAAAACTCGAGCGTTGGGCCCAGGCCTGTCCCAACCTCTTCAAAGTACTCGACTTCCAGCACCGACGAGTTGGATCCGTACAGCTCAAACACCTTGAACGCCGAGGCGAGCAGGTTGCCTCGCGAGATGCGCACCTTTTGTCGCTGCAACCGACCGAGGAAGCCAAACGAGTCGTCCAGtcgcgacgagctggtgctgccCGGCTCCTGGCTGCGACTATGCAGCGCCTGCCATCGAGTCAGCAGACGTGCGTAGCCGAACGACGTCGACTGCAGGAAAGCGAAGCGCGCCTCGAAGGGGAACAGGAACGGGAAGAATTTAGGAAGGTCcgtcgaccaagctggcAAGCAAGCGGACGCGACAATCATAGGctcctcgagctggcgaTTGAGCTTGGCGGTGAGCTTGTTGTTGACGAAAACCGACTCGGCTAGCGCAGACGTCGCCGACAGAGCGTGCATAGTCTTGTCATTGATGCCCGCACCGGTGCCATTCACGCCTGCACGCGAAGCCTCTCGCCATTCCATGTTGAGCGAGTGCAGTACCGCAAGCAgctgaagcagcttggcgtaCGGCGCATCTTCCTTGATCGAGCCAGGCAGCTCCACCGAGGCGTTCTCGGCCGATGCGGGCTCGGGCGTCGGTTCCGCAGCGGGCTTGGCGGAGGCACCTGGTACCTTCTTGTATCGGACCGTGTATACGTTGCTCCAGATGTGTCTGCTCCCGCTGTACAGCGATGAGACCGCATTGGCAGAAGAGCTCTGATTTTGGCTTCGCGCCTGCGCGCTCTCAAATCGATGCACTGCTCCGTAGATGGTCGTGTCAACGCTGAGCTTTTCCGAGCCGATTGAAAACTCGAGATGCCAATCTGAAGGCTTCTTCTGCAGCGCCGACGCGTACGACGATGGCTTGGTCGGGCTTGCAGTCGACGAGCCCGATGCAGCAGTGCCGGTACCAACGCCATCGGCGGCTTTCGGAGTGCTGGCACCATGGCTGGGCGTCGCAATCCGAGTGCCCTCTGGCGTCTTGGCCACAATCTTTCCGCCTTCCTTTTCAACGTCGAGATTGACCGTCTTGTCTCCAATGTCGATTTGGTTGGCGGTTGCTAGGCCATCAGCTGCACCGCCGGCACCGTCGGACGGGATTTCGCTCTGAAGGATCTCCTCGTCAAAGccttcgtcgtcggtgaagccttcatcgtcgtcaaacTCGGCACCCTGAAGCAGACCTTCCATAAGCGAACGGGCAAGCTCCTCATCGGATCGTCGGTTATCGCCCGCTATGTTGGCATTGCCATCGTTGTTGGCCGTTCCGTCGGCGTCAGTTGCAGCAGAGGGAAATGCCCCCTCGCCAAAGAGGTGTCGAGCGACGGCGCGAGCTTGTTCACGAGCTTCCGCTTCTTGTTCCTTGCCGACTGTGGAAGAGCTGGAAGCTCCattctgcttctgctctgTCTTGCCGCTACTGTTGTCCTTGCACTTGCCGGCCTTACCGGCAGGTGCGTCGCCCgtcctgctcgagctgcctGCTTCTGTAtcagcctcgtcgaccgCTGTCTTGTCGGTTGAGCTGGAGGCATGGGCGTCCttaccgctgctgctgctgctgccgccgctaAGCTCGGGAAAGCCACCCGACCCAGTTGCAGCCGcaaaagcagcaagaaCGGACGAAAGTCGCGATGAGGCAGACGAGCCTGCAGCGCCGGGGCCAGggccagagccagagccgGATCCtgatgcagatgcaccAAGCGAGACGGCAATCTTGGGTCGCAGATAGTCGCTCAAGGACTGGAAAGTAGCAACGGCATGAATCGTGACAATGATATTGTTGCAGCTACGCGGAATATCGGTCGAATCCTCTGCCTGCAAACGCAGTCGCAGCTGACGGCCAAGCATAGCACTTGGAGTTCTTCGCATGTCGTCACTGCCACCGCTGAGCGCGGTGATGATTTCAACATTTTCCAGACGGCTGAGTGCTTCTTGCAGCCTCCTAATCAGGACAGAAGCGCCGTTTTGGCCTGTTTTGGCGTCCGTGTCCATCAACGATGCGAAGAGCAGCGAACGCCTGCGTTGCAAGGGGATGTCTCCTTCGCTGAGGGTAGCAAACGAATAGAGGGACTCAACCAAGCCGGATCTAAGCAATTCGAAACTCGAGATCGGATCCTGGCTGCGAGAAAACAACGAGGCGACTTGTTGAAGCacgtcttgagcgtcaGTCTCTTTGCcttcggcagcagcagcataAAGACGCTTGACGAGGTCCTTGATGTGATCAAGCGCCTGAGCTGCACTCTGCGCACCGTCCGAAGAGCTGGCCTCCGCCGAGAATTTGTCGCGCAAGACACGAGCTCGCCAGATGCCGGCGTCTGTCGCTTCGGTCGAGCTTTGCGCATTGAAAGCAGAAGCCGAtgaagaagacgacgaaACGCGGTTGCCgtgcgagtcgagcgtAAGGACTGTTTGGCTCGAGCCTTGGGTGGCCGCGATGAGACGAGCCAAGGCAGAGCTCGAAGACAAGCTCATACCGGCAGCGTCTAGGGCGGCATCGACAACTGAAGGGTCCGCGCCAGAGCGGGACAGAGTGTAAGGCTGAGCAGTGGTGCTTTGCTCAGTGTCGGCTGTAGCGCCTGTCGACTTCTCGACGTTTGCTGGGCGAGCCGAGGGCTTCTGGGATGCAATGTCGTCGATCTCCCACATGACACCTTCGCGTCGGAGCAGCGGTGTGTAAACAGAGGGAAGTTTTTCggtgagcagctcaacgatTTGGAGTGCGCCATTGACCAACGTCGGATGGTCGCGCGACGAGAGGATGGCGGCCAGGAAACTGGCGAGCGgcaccttgtcgagcgcctcTTCGAGCGAATCGGGGTCGACGAAGCTGATGATTTTGAGAATGCCGTTGATTGCCTTGTGACGGACGTGGAGCGCAACGCTGGCAGCGTAGACCTCGACCAATGTGGGCAGAACGAGGTGGGCAAAACGCTTGACAAGGTCGGTGCGGGATtgcagcatctcgacgcgTTTGCCTTGAGCAGCCTCACGCGCCACCTCCTTCTCGGACTTGGTGCGAGACGCTTTGCTGCGTGTGGAGCTGGAGCGCGAAGATGCTGGACGAGCGGAGCCGGTCGCAGCAGGAGCGGCAACGTCGGATGGCGCCTGCTCGCTGTCAGTTTGTGACGGAGGCAAAGGAGTCGCAGCCGAAGAGGCGTTGCCTTCACGTGTAGATGGCTTTTTGGCGGCAACGCGCTTGAGGTAGGCCTTCTCGGTGTAGCCACGAGGATCAAAGACGCCATCACGCGGAAGCGGAGGGAGCAACTCGCCGACCAACGACAGAGCCTCCTGAATCTGTTCCTTGGGACGCTGCGCCAAGTTCTGCAACACGGCCATGTCAGCCACGGCGACAGAAGAGCCGGCAatgtcggcgtcgacgtctGACACAACAGCAATGGCAGCTGTTTCGGCAGCACTGTCCGGACCAGAAGCTGGCTCGTactcgagctggacgcCGTGAGTTGAAGGACCGCTGGCCAAGTCAGTAGGAGCGGGGGAGCCAGTAAGCAGGTGGTAGAGTGTTTCGACAATATTGTTCTCGAGGAGCACCACTGCCAGACGTGGACTGCTGCGACAGGCGGTGCTGAGTGCTTTGAGCACATCGGTATAGACACTGGTGCCGAGCGCGGTATTGGAGCTCGTGGACGAAGAGGCTGGCAGGAGCAGATTGTTGAGAGCGGCTAGCAGTTGACCGGTcaagagctgctcgagcagctctggATGTGCTCTGTAGCTTTCGACGATGCGCACAACGCACTTGCATGCCGACTCGACGAGGCGTTGATCGCTGTAGGTGAGTACATTCAGAACGATGGGCATCGCGTCGCGAACCATGGTGAGCGACTCGGGCGTGAGTCTGCGGCAGCAATTGGCAGCTGCGTTCATAGCAGTGCgttggatgtggatgtTGAAAAAGTCGAGATACTGGAGAATCGCAGATAGGCCGCCTTCCTTAACAATGGAGCTGGGATAGTCCTGCGAGATCTTTTCGAGCGTCTGTAGAACCTGTTCGGCCAGGTCAATGAACGTGATCTCCATGAGCTTGGCGTTGAGGACAGGGATGGCGCCGCTGGCGACGACACTGTGAGCAGCATAGGGCATAGCCTCGATGAGATTGGCCAGGCAGcggcaagcaagcagcatcttTTCACCGTTGTCTTCGATatcggcggcagcagcggcggcagctAGGACAGccttcatctcgtcgtcaagatcgtcgtcgacgctgcggATCTTGGCGGATTTGCCGCCAACGTCGTTGCGCTCCGGCTTGGGTCCACCGAGAATGTAGACGAGCTCTTTGACAAAAGAGTCGGTAGGGAAGTAGCCGGCGAGAGTGTCTTCGGTGCTGacgctgagcagctcggacAACTCCTGGAGGGCAACCATCTGAGTCGTGGCGTTCATGTCGTTTCGCAACGAGGAGAGAAGGCTGCGAAACTTGGTGGAGAGGCCCGACATGTAGCCAGCCATGGCACGCAGGTTGAGGCCGAAGACTCCGCCAGCGTGGTCGGGGTGATCGCCATCAACATCAccgtcggcgtcggcgtcggcgtcgtcatcgtcttcgtcttcatcatcaaACGTTCCAAGCACGGCGGCTGCTCGTGAGGAACGAAGAAGATGACCATCgtggtcttggtcttgatcgtcgtgatcatcctcatcatcgtcgtcgcgGTCATCCTCATCATTCTCGTCGTGgtcctcatcctcgtcatgCTCAAGGTCGTTGAGGTGCTCATCATCGATGTGCAGGTCTGCAGCGTTGTTTTTCACGTTGTCGTCGCTTGATTGTTCGACTATGCCTGTGGGTGCGTTGGTGTGGCTCTTGGAAGCGTCCGCACCATGGACGCCGCCAAGTTCGGACATGtgcacgtcgtcgtcctcatctGCACCAAGCGAGCCAGAGGCGTCCGAGCACTCGAGTGGCTGAGTGCTACGGGTGGCACGGGTAGAGCTGCTGGCGGAAGCACGCTTGGACTTGGGCGCAGATGTCTTGGGCTTGGCAGATGAggctcgagccaagctgcgAGCATCAGAAGCATTCGAGTTGGCACCGGTCATGGTGGGAATGCAAGCCAATGAAGCGTCTGTGGTGGAGGTCTTGTGGCGAGAACGAAGGGAATagggcgaggtggaggcggaACTCGAAGAAAGGTTACTCGAGCCGGTTGGCTTTGGAATAGTCTTCTgacgcttgctgctcgattCGCCGGTCAACGCGGACAGAGTGGCAGATTGTGGGGCGCTAGAAGTTTTACGCTTTCTGTGAAAATGAGGGAGGGTCGATGTATGCAGTTGGTGTAGGCGACAAGTCAGCAAGACGTTGCGGCCCATGGGCTTTGCGCCGAAATCActttgcgcagcagcgataCTTACCCTTTAGCAGATGCCGAAACGGAGGGGGACGAGGACAAAGCGATTGGAGCAGGAGAAGGGTCTGTGACGGctttttcttttccttttccttttccgTTTCGTTTTTTTGCGGGGATGGGTCTGGGGGCAAAGTTGAGGGAcgaagaggtggaggcggaTACGCCAGCGCCGACCCTGGATGGGGTGGAATGAGGAGGCGCCAAGGTGGAAGATGGAGAGGTCGGCGAACGACCAGGAGA contains the following coding sequences:
- a CDS encoding uncharacterized protein (related to UFD4 - Ubiquitin-protein ligase (E3)) produces the protein MPVDRSSPTKSSSPSKARSSTRIRATPTSAPSNSQKSPSATAIGAAATDAPTIGSASASSAVASSTLRRSQRLSTATTNADDLSDARSESSFSFNSQLSAPVTPATAISAFASYPPSTSRKFIASSPGRSPTSPSSTLAPPHSTPSRVGAGVSASTSSSLNFAPRPIPAKKRNGKGKGKEKAVTDPSPAPIALSSSPSVSASAKGKRKTSSAPQSATLSALTGESSSKRQKTIPKPTGSSNLSSSSASTSPYSLRSRHKTSTTDASLACIPTMTGANSNASDARSLARASSAKPKTSAPKSKRASASSSTRATRSTQPLECSDASGSLGADEDDDVHMSELGGVHGADASKSHTNAPTGIVEQSSDDNVKNNAADLHIDDEHLNDLEHDEDEDHDENDEDDRDDDDEDDHDDQDQDHDGHLLRSSRAAAVLGTFDDEDEDDDDADADADGDVDGDHPDHAGGVFGLNLRAMAGYMSGLSTKFRSLLSSLRNDMNATTQMVALQELSELLSVSTEDTLAGYFPTDSFVKELVYILGGPKPERNDVGGKSAKIRSVDDDLDDEMKAVLAAAAAAADIEDNGEKMLLACRCLANLIEAMPYAAHSVVASGAIPVLNAKLMEITFIDLAEQVLQTLEKISQDYPSSIVKEGGLSAILQYLDFFNIHIQRTAMNAAANCCRRLTPESLTMVRDAMPIVLNVLTYSDQRLVESACKCVVRIVESYRAHPELLEQLLTGQLLAALNNLLLPASSSTSSNTALGTSVYTDVLKALSTACRSSPRLAVVLLENNIVETLYHLLTGSPAPTDLASGPSTHGVQLEYEPASGPDSAAETAAIAVVSDVDADIAGSSVAVADMAVLQNLAQRPKEQIQEALSLVGELLPPLPRDGVFDPRGYTEKAYLKRVAAKKPSTREGNASSAATPLPPSQTDSEQAPSDVAAPAATGSARPASSRSSSTRSKASRTKSEKEVAREAAQGKRVEMLQSRTDLVKRFAHLVLPTLVEVYAASVALHVRHKAINGILKIISFVDPDSLEEALDKVPLASFLAAILSSRDHPTLVNGALQIVELLTEKLPSVYTPLLRREGVMWEIDDIASQKPSARPANVEKSTGATADTEQSTTAQPYTLSRSGADPSVVDAALDAAGMSLSSSSALARLIAATQGSSQTVLTLDSHGNRVSSSSSSASAFNAQSSTEATDAGIWRARVLRDKFSAEASSSDGAQSAAQALDHIKDLVKRLYAAAAEGKETDAQDVLQQVASLFSRSQDPISSFELLRSGLVESLYSFATLSEGDIPLQRRRSLLFASLMDTDAKTGQNGASVLIRRLQEALSRLENVEIITALSGGSDDMRRTPSAMLGRQLRLRLQAEDSTDIPRSCNNIIVTIHAVATFQSLSDYLRPKIAVSLGASASGSGSGSGPGPGAAGSSASSRLSSVLAAFAAATGSGGFPELSGGSSSSSGKDAHASSSTDKTAVDEADTEAGSSSRTGDAPAGKAGKCKDNSSGKTEQKQNGASSSSTVGKEQEAEAREQARAVARHLFGEGAFPSAATDADGTANNDGNANIAGDNRRSDEELARSLMEGLLQGAEFDDDEGFTDDEGFDEEILQSEIPSDGAGGAADGLATANQIDIGDKTVNLDVEKEGGKIVAKTPEGTRIATPSHGASTPKAADGVGTGTAASGSSTASPTKPSSYASALQKKPSDWHLEFSIGSEKLSVDTTIYGAVHRFESAQARSQNQSSSANAVSSLYSGSRHIWSNVYTVRYKKVPGASAKPAAEPTPEPASAENASVELPGSIKEDAPYAKLLQLLAVLHSLNMEWREASRAGVNGTGAGINDKTMHALSATSALAESVFVNNKLTAKLNRQLEEPMIVASACLPAWSTDLPKFFPFLFPFEARFAFLQSTSFGYARLLTRWQALHSRSQEPGSTSSSRLDDSFGFLGRLQRQKVRISRGNLLASAFKVFELYGSNSSVLEVEYFEEVGTGLGPTLEFYSLVSKEFARRDLKLWRDSRAGGSDADGSAYVFSPLGLFPAPLLADDAKDDDSDDAGSVQKRLQAFRILGQFVAKALLDSRIIDCNFSPVFLRAVLNQHVAPTLATLSRVDATLARSLSAMRKMSAGEIESLGLDFTLPGYESIELHACGRDENVTSANVERYISEVLDMTLHKGIRAAVRAFRQGFNLIFPISAMSSFTADELVMLFGNTEEDWSETTLVASVKPDHGLNADSPTFRDIVAIMASFDVDQRREFLQWLTGSPKLPIGGFSGLHPQLTIVKRPHEAPLTPDDYLPSVMTCVNYLKMPNYSSRDKMRERLQTAMKEGSTSFHLS